The following are encoded together in the Robertmurraya sp. FSL R5-0851 genome:
- a CDS encoding dipeptidase has protein sequence MNKEIFDYLASNRSKHLEELTKYLAIPSISSLPEHKQDVKSAAKWTAKALQDAGMENVKVYETKGHPVVYGDWLKQEGKPTVLVYGHYDVQPVDPLELWDTPPFEANIRDHKIYARGASDDKGQVFMHIKAVEAILRTTGSLPVNFKFCIEGEEEIGSPTLPQFVEENKKLLAADVIVISDTGMQGPGKPAICYGLRGLCGLQIDVTGANSDLHSGLYGGAVQNSIHALVEIVNSFHSPDGKVLVEGFYDSVQEITPEEREAFAALGDIDEELKEQLGVSELHGEPGFTARERTYVRPTLEVNGIYGGFQGEGIKTVIPAKASAKITCRLVPNQDPAEIADLLTKHIYANVPAGVTVNVSLFDQGHPYVTPLEHPAIQAAGRAYEAIYRVPTAYTRGGGSIPIVAAFDQLLGLPVVLMGFGLSTENFHAPNEHFHLENFDKGLETLCTYWYELAESL, from the coding sequence ATGAACAAAGAGATTTTTGATTATTTAGCTTCCAACCGAAGCAAGCATTTAGAAGAGCTTACCAAGTATTTGGCTATACCAAGTATTAGCTCCCTTCCTGAGCATAAACAAGATGTGAAAAGTGCAGCAAAATGGACGGCAAAAGCGCTACAGGATGCTGGAATGGAAAACGTAAAAGTATATGAAACGAAGGGCCATCCTGTTGTGTATGGTGATTGGTTAAAGCAAGAAGGAAAGCCAACTGTACTCGTATATGGCCATTATGATGTTCAGCCGGTTGATCCGCTTGAACTTTGGGATACTCCCCCATTTGAAGCCAATATTCGTGACCACAAAATTTACGCTCGAGGGGCAAGCGATGATAAAGGTCAAGTGTTTATGCATATAAAAGCAGTGGAGGCGATCTTACGAACAACTGGAAGCCTTCCTGTGAATTTCAAGTTTTGTATCGAAGGAGAAGAAGAAATTGGAAGTCCTACTCTTCCTCAGTTTGTTGAAGAGAATAAGAAGTTGTTGGCTGCTGATGTGATAGTGATTTCAGACACCGGCATGCAAGGGCCTGGAAAACCTGCCATTTGTTATGGACTACGCGGTTTATGCGGACTTCAGATCGATGTAACTGGTGCAAATAGTGATCTTCATTCAGGACTTTACGGAGGTGCGGTGCAGAATTCGATTCATGCATTAGTAGAGATTGTGAATTCCTTCCACAGTCCTGACGGAAAAGTGTTAGTTGAAGGTTTCTATGATAGTGTTCAAGAGATTACACCAGAAGAACGAGAAGCATTTGCAGCACTTGGTGACATAGACGAGGAACTAAAGGAACAATTAGGAGTTTCTGAACTGCATGGAGAACCTGGATTTACCGCCCGAGAACGTACCTACGTGCGACCTACCTTAGAAGTGAACGGCATTTACGGAGGCTTTCAAGGAGAGGGCATAAAAACGGTCATTCCTGCTAAGGCCTCTGCGAAAATTACCTGTCGTTTGGTTCCTAATCAAGATCCAGCTGAAATTGCCGATCTTTTAACCAAGCATATTTACGCGAATGTACCCGCGGGTGTGACGGTAAATGTGTCCTTATTTGATCAAGGTCATCCGTATGTGACTCCTCTCGAGCATCCAGCCATCCAAGCAGCTGGCAGGGCATACGAAGCCATTTACAGAGTTCCTACTGCTTATACTCGTGGAGGTGGGTCGATTCCAATCGTTGCCGCTTTTGATCAATTATTAGGACTACCAGTGGTCTTGATGGGCTTTGGATTATCTACGGAAAACTTCCACGCTCCGAACGAGCATTTCCACCTTGAGAACTTTGACAAAGGACTTGAGACACTGTGCACGTACTGGTATGAGCTTGCAGAATCGTTATAA
- a CDS encoding Gfo/Idh/MocA family oxidoreductase, protein MKKEVKVAMIGIGAIGERVLRKFQYHSGVELVAVCDQNAEKLQALKEELEDVSLHTDYIDMLQKNEIDLVYIAVPPKYHHEIVLYVLKQKKHVLCEKPLANSLNEAIEMMEAAREARVTHAMNFPMVYTNVYQLFKDKVLTGEIGEVKRVEVHLHFTEWPRAWQKNNWISSREQGGFIREVAPHYIHMIHDMLGELHDVTSFVDYPENESLCETAFVTHMKLQNGVTVLFNGVSGIGQKEHLSFKVFGEKGTLDLTNWSQLCMSSPDKQTSVLPIERTEQHDIVMEILNAIEGKEAKIVTFEQGYQVQQVLEKMLKK, encoded by the coding sequence ATGAAAAAAGAAGTAAAGGTAGCGATGATTGGAATTGGTGCAATTGGAGAACGTGTACTGCGAAAGTTCCAGTACCATTCAGGTGTAGAGCTTGTTGCTGTTTGTGATCAGAATGCTGAAAAATTACAAGCGCTCAAAGAAGAATTGGAAGACGTTTCTCTCCACACGGATTATATAGACATGTTACAGAAAAATGAGATTGATTTGGTATATATTGCTGTCCCTCCCAAATATCATCATGAAATTGTTTTATACGTTTTAAAACAAAAAAAGCATGTTTTATGTGAAAAGCCTTTAGCCAATTCATTAAATGAAGCCATCGAAATGATGGAAGCAGCAAGAGAAGCTCGGGTTACACATGCGATGAATTTTCCAATGGTGTATACAAATGTATATCAATTATTTAAAGATAAAGTGTTAACTGGGGAAATCGGAGAGGTAAAAAGGGTAGAGGTTCATTTACATTTTACCGAGTGGCCACGTGCCTGGCAGAAAAATAATTGGATTTCTAGCCGAGAGCAAGGCGGCTTTATAAGGGAAGTTGCACCACACTATATTCACATGATTCACGATATGCTAGGTGAACTACATGACGTAACATCTTTTGTCGATTATCCTGAAAACGAGTCTTTGTGTGAAACTGCATTTGTCACACATATGAAGCTACAAAACGGCGTAACCGTATTATTTAACGGAGTAAGCGGAATTGGCCAGAAGGAACATCTCTCGTTTAAAGTGTTTGGAGAGAAGGGGACGCTTGATTTAACAAATTGGAGCCAACTTTGTATGAGTTCCCCAGATAAACAGACATCCGTTCTGCCGATTGAAAGAACCGAGCAGCATGATATTGTTATGGAGATTCTTAATGCTATTGAAGGAAAAGAAGCTAAAATAGTAACATTCGAACAAGGCTACCAAGTCCAACAAGTGTTAGAAAAAATGTTAAAAAAATAG
- a CDS encoding PAS domain S-box protein codes for MFRDIFHQSTLPQVVIEPDLTYIEMNNAFFQFLGYTKEECDSLTIESISHPDDFLQDFRQFQRLHNGIIKEYEMVKRYIHKNGQIKTGRLKVCTIRDQKTKKKFFLAQIYDLTEFTKVYEGLRQSEQKYRLLAENSSDIICLHDSHGHILYISPSIKGELGYEPEELIGCYSPKLVHPEDQDFVTLEEQTIAFRAKKKNGSYIWMETAIKKVIDDECHSMSQFITVTRNIQKRKETDELLRKSEKLAVVGQMAAAVAHEIRNPLTPIKGFIQLLNSGAEVSSHYSAIILNEISRIESILSEFLSLAKPTERKKEAICVNELLEQVIQIFTPQAFLANKEILFQKNGESNKKINGDSNSLKQVFYNVLQNALDAIEEKGRIMVNLEEGGEVLCVHINDNGCGMPDERIKLIGEPFYSTKEKGTGLGLMTSYNIIENHDGSISFESKEGEGTTVTISFPYVEKEA; via the coding sequence ATGTTCAGAGACATTTTTCATCAATCGACACTCCCACAGGTGGTCATAGAACCTGATTTAACATACATTGAAATGAACAACGCATTTTTCCAGTTTCTTGGTTATACCAAAGAAGAGTGTGATTCGCTAACGATTGAAAGTATTTCACATCCCGATGATTTTCTACAGGATTTTCGTCAATTTCAAAGGTTACATAATGGGATTATCAAAGAATACGAAATGGTTAAGCGCTATATTCATAAAAATGGACAAATCAAAACAGGCAGATTAAAGGTTTGTACGATCCGAGACCAAAAAACAAAGAAAAAGTTCTTCCTCGCACAAATTTATGATTTAACTGAATTCACTAAAGTTTATGAGGGATTAAGACAAAGCGAACAAAAATATCGACTGCTCGCAGAAAACAGCTCTGATATTATTTGTCTACATGACTCTCATGGTCACATTCTGTATATTAGTCCGTCCATCAAAGGAGAGCTTGGTTACGAGCCTGAAGAACTAATTGGCTGTTATTCACCGAAACTCGTTCATCCTGAGGACCAAGACTTCGTTACGCTAGAAGAACAAACGATTGCTTTTCGAGCAAAAAAGAAAAATGGTTCGTATATATGGATGGAAACAGCTATAAAAAAAGTCATTGATGATGAATGCCATTCCATGTCGCAATTTATTACCGTCACACGTAATATTCAAAAAAGGAAGGAGACCGACGAGCTCCTAAGAAAGTCGGAAAAATTAGCTGTTGTGGGCCAAATGGCTGCTGCCGTTGCCCACGAAATTCGTAACCCTTTAACCCCCATCAAAGGGTTTATTCAGTTACTGAACTCAGGGGCAGAGGTTTCATCTCATTATTCAGCTATCATATTAAATGAAATCAGTCGGATTGAATCCATTCTTTCTGAATTTCTATCTCTTGCAAAACCAACGGAAAGAAAGAAGGAAGCGATTTGTGTAAATGAACTTTTAGAACAGGTGATTCAGATTTTCACACCACAGGCATTTTTAGCCAACAAGGAAATTCTTTTTCAAAAAAATGGAGAATCAAATAAAAAAATTAATGGCGATAGCAACTCCCTAAAACAAGTATTCTACAACGTGTTACAAAATGCCCTAGACGCCATCGAGGAAAAGGGACGAATCATGGTGAACCTTGAAGAAGGGGGAGAGGTACTTTGTGTACATATCAATGACAACGGATGTGGAATGCCAGATGAACGGATCAAACTTATTGGAGAACCCTTCTACTCTACAAAGGAAAAAGGAACAGGATTAGGGTTGATGACTAGCTACAATATCATAGAAAATCATGATGGTTCTATTAGCTTTGAGAGTAAAGAAGGAGAGGGAACGACGGTTACTATTTCGTTTCCATATGTTGAAAAAGAGGCATAA
- a CDS encoding group-specific protein produces MENKCKLNHPVEDVRNKYESQKEYLPLDMISSFEAFFTHEHTQDILNDVFHLLKKYDLSSEEEREQRNKRLYMVLHNV; encoded by the coding sequence TTGGAAAACAAATGCAAACTTAATCATCCCGTTGAAGACGTTCGAAACAAATACGAATCGCAAAAAGAGTATTTACCTTTAGACATGATTTCTTCTTTTGAAGCATTTTTCACCCATGAACATACTCAGGACATCTTAAATGATGTGTTTCATTTGTTAAAAAAATACGATCTTTCTTCAGAGGAAGAGAGAGAACAAAGAAATAAAAGGTTGTATATGGTTTTACATAATGTATAA
- a CDS encoding YczE/YyaS/YitT family protein, translating to MKNRMVFFLIGILILTFGVCLIIQAGLGAGAWDALAIGEARVFGLSMGTCVLINGIILIIINSILQKKKPEYLAGLTILSIGLLIDFWFFVLFNHYHPGSLLLKVISLIFGILILGLGISIYLQAKLPSSPMDVLMVAIHERFGLSLGLARVIAEGSAFILALLFKGEIGVGTIIVTLTLGYVVQHLHPYFEQLYKKKMRAHS from the coding sequence ATGAAGAACAGAATGGTATTTTTTCTTATCGGAATCCTGATACTTACCTTCGGTGTGTGCCTGATTATTCAAGCAGGTCTTGGTGCAGGGGCATGGGATGCACTGGCGATTGGAGAAGCACGTGTATTTGGCCTTAGCATGGGTACATGTGTATTAATTAATGGTATTATCCTAATTATTATTAATTCCATTCTTCAAAAGAAGAAGCCAGAATATTTAGCAGGTTTAACGATTTTATCGATTGGTTTATTAATTGACTTTTGGTTTTTTGTTTTATTTAATCACTATCATCCAGGTTCACTTTTATTGAAGGTCATCTCGCTTATTTTCGGGATTCTCATATTGGGTCTTGGAATATCGATTTATCTACAAGCCAAGCTACCATCAAGTCCCATGGATGTATTAATGGTTGCGATTCATGAGCGCTTTGGTTTGTCACTTGGGTTAGCGAGGGTGATCGCCGAGGGTTCAGCATTTATTCTTGCCCTTCTATTCAAGGGAGAAATTGGAGTAGGGACGATTATTGTCACGTTAACTCTCGGGTATGTGGTTCAGCATTTGCACCCATATTTTGAACAACTTTATAAGAAAAAAATGAGAGCTCACAGCTGA
- a CDS encoding C40 family peptidase, which translates to MKKQLFAAAVTAGLLFTSFNATASAHEKTHKVSSGDTLYRIALNNNLSVSQIMEWNKLSTSSIYVGQTLTLLAPHTHTTTSSSTYTVKAGETLWGISTRNGMTVDQLKSLNKLTTNTLYVGQVLKLSGTAPAPTTTSTSTINSLIAESKKYIGVPYVWGGSTPSGFDCSGYLNYVFAKVGVSIPRTVETIWGATKSVSAPRVGDLVFFTTYKAGPSHAGIYLGNNQFIHASSSQGVTISDMNNTYWKSRYLGARTTF; encoded by the coding sequence ATGAAAAAACAACTATTTGCAGCCGCAGTAACAGCAGGTTTACTTTTCACATCCTTCAACGCTACAGCGAGTGCACATGAAAAAACACATAAAGTTTCTTCTGGAGATACTCTCTATCGAATTGCATTAAACAATAATCTATCAGTCTCGCAAATTATGGAGTGGAACAAGCTTTCTACTTCTAGCATATATGTTGGACAAACATTAACATTACTTGCACCACACACACACACAACAACTTCTTCATCTACGTACACAGTAAAAGCTGGTGAAACACTTTGGGGAATTTCAACAAGAAATGGAATGACTGTTGATCAGTTAAAATCTTTAAACAAATTAACAACCAATACATTGTATGTTGGACAAGTATTAAAACTATCTGGGACAGCACCAGCGCCAACAACAACTTCAACTTCAACGATTAATTCTTTAATTGCTGAATCTAAAAAGTATATCGGTGTTCCTTATGTTTGGGGCGGGAGCACACCATCTGGATTCGATTGTAGCGGTTATTTAAATTATGTATTTGCAAAAGTAGGCGTTTCTATTCCTCGAACAGTGGAGACCATTTGGGGAGCAACCAAGTCTGTATCTGCACCAAGAGTAGGGGACTTAGTTTTCTTTACAACGTATAAAGCAGGTCCGTCTCATGCAGGTATTTATCTTGGGAACAATCAGTTTATCCATGCAAGTTCTTCTCAAGGCGTAACGATTTCTGATATGAACAACACTTACTGGAAATCACGTTACCTAGGAGCACGTACTACTTTTTAA
- the helD gene encoding RNA polymerase recycling motor HelD — MERERELEQKRVNEIIKIINHKSNKIFKHLEKVGGDALEIRQNFWNDVTVNTDEADDLAETFSSIKQQAQLLLERERSQSQLDKQINTLFRLKNSPYFGRVDFLENNEPSTESIYIGISSLMDEKDENFLIFDWRAPISSLYYDYSPGEAKYTTPEGTIEGVIELKRQFLIRHSVIQGMFDTGITIGDEMLQEVLGNNANSQMKSIVATIQKEQNRIIRDEKSKLLIVQGVAGSGKTSAALQRVAYLLYRYRGKITSQNIMLFSPNPLFNSYVSTVLPELGEENMQQSTFLEFLSSRVGARLELEDSFMQLESLLSSEQISSYELRMKSIKLKSSLDYKNILDDYIQKLNHSGLQFHPIVFKGKVLLSAEDITEKFYRLDKQASIPSRMEDLKEWLLKEIRRHKRAEAKKDWVKEEIQFLDKEDYLESFKKIQKKENDGFQDFDVEEKFLSSVVVARYFKPLIKKIKRYQFINYEEIYRNLFFTLSGEWEEVVGLSLRQLEEGFLTYEDATPFVYLKEKIEGSKSRLSIKHVFIDEAQDYSPFQFAYIRELFPVSKITLLGDINQGIYAHTDDTSSILLGEEVKDKETITLTKSYRSTRPIVEFTKGLLPNGEMIEPFNRDGEKPTLTIYKKKESHKQGLQSLLDQLVEAGHETIAVICKTAKESATVYASLKTGRDVHLVEKGTVSFEKGITVIPAYLAKGIEFDAVIIHDASQHTYFRENERRLFYTACTRAMHELHILSLGEPSMLLKNSMEKLQAAHK; from the coding sequence GTGGAAAGGGAACGAGAACTTGAGCAGAAAAGAGTTAATGAGATCATAAAAATAATTAATCATAAATCAAACAAAATCTTTAAGCATCTTGAGAAAGTCGGTGGAGATGCACTCGAAATTAGGCAAAACTTCTGGAATGACGTAACAGTGAATACGGATGAAGCAGATGATTTAGCAGAAACCTTCTCAAGCATCAAACAACAAGCCCAGCTTCTATTGGAAAGGGAAAGAAGCCAAAGTCAGCTCGATAAACAAATCAATACCTTGTTTCGGTTAAAAAATTCGCCTTATTTTGGTCGCGTAGACTTTTTAGAAAATAACGAACCATCTACCGAATCTATTTACATAGGAATTAGTTCATTGATGGATGAAAAAGATGAAAACTTTCTGATATTTGATTGGAGAGCACCCATATCCAGCCTTTATTATGATTACTCCCCCGGAGAGGCAAAATATACTACTCCAGAGGGGACGATTGAAGGAGTCATTGAGTTAAAGCGTCAATTTCTAATTCGCCATAGCGTGATTCAAGGTATGTTCGATACCGGGATTACAATTGGCGACGAAATGTTACAGGAAGTATTAGGAAATAATGCGAATTCACAAATGAAAAGTATTGTTGCAACGATTCAAAAAGAACAAAATCGAATCATTCGAGATGAAAAAAGCAAACTATTAATTGTTCAAGGTGTTGCTGGAAGTGGAAAAACATCCGCAGCCTTACAGCGTGTAGCCTATTTACTTTACCGATATCGCGGGAAAATCACCTCTCAAAACATTATGCTGTTTTCACCTAATCCATTATTCAATAGCTATGTGTCCACGGTTTTACCAGAGCTTGGTGAAGAGAACATGCAGCAAAGTACGTTTTTAGAATTTCTTTCATCAAGAGTAGGTGCAAGGCTTGAGCTCGAGGATTCTTTTATGCAATTAGAAAGCCTTCTGTCCTCTGAGCAAATCAGTTCGTACGAGCTACGAATGAAGAGTATTAAGTTAAAGTCGAGTCTTGATTATAAAAATATTCTTGATGACTATATTCAAAAATTAAACCATTCCGGCCTTCAGTTTCACCCGATCGTTTTCAAAGGGAAAGTTCTTTTGTCAGCTGAAGACATAACAGAAAAGTTTTATCGTCTAGATAAACAAGCAAGTATCCCAAGTCGGATGGAAGACCTAAAAGAATGGTTATTAAAAGAAATTCGTAGACACAAACGCGCAGAAGCAAAGAAAGACTGGGTAAAGGAAGAAATTCAGTTTCTAGATAAAGAAGATTATTTGGAAAGCTTCAAAAAAATTCAGAAAAAAGAGAATGACGGATTTCAAGATTTTGATGTAGAAGAGAAATTTTTATCAAGTGTAGTCGTTGCTAGATACTTTAAACCTCTCATCAAAAAAATTAAAAGATATCAGTTCATTAATTATGAAGAAATATACCGAAACCTATTCTTCACTTTGTCTGGAGAATGGGAAGAGGTCGTTGGACTAAGCTTAAGGCAATTAGAAGAGGGATTTTTAACCTATGAAGATGCGACCCCATTTGTCTATTTAAAAGAGAAGATCGAGGGGAGCAAATCAAGGCTTTCCATTAAGCATGTCTTTATTGATGAGGCACAGGACTATTCACCATTTCAATTTGCGTATATTCGTGAATTGTTTCCCGTAAGCAAAATCACCTTACTTGGTGATATCAATCAAGGGATTTATGCACATACAGATGACACAAGCTCCATTTTGCTAGGAGAAGAAGTGAAAGATAAAGAAACGATTACTTTAACAAAGAGCTATCGCTCAACCAGACCGATTGTTGAATTTACAAAAGGTTTATTGCCAAACGGCGAAATGATCGAACCATTTAACAGGGATGGAGAGAAACCAACTCTAACGATTTACAAGAAGAAGGAAAGTCATAAACAGGGGTTACAAAGCCTTCTTGACCAACTGGTTGAGGCAGGGCATGAAACGATTGCAGTTATTTGTAAAACAGCGAAAGAAAGTGCAACGGTCTATGCTTCCTTAAAAACCGGTCGCGATGTTCACCTGGTAGAAAAGGGAACCGTCTCCTTTGAAAAAGGGATTACCGTTATCCCAGCGTATTTGGCAAAGGGCATCGAGTTTGATGCAGTTATTATTCACGATGCGTCTCAACATACGTACTTTAGAGAAAACGAACGAAGACTCTTTTATACCGCTTGTACAAGAGCGATGCACGAGCTTCACATACTGTCCCTAGGAGAACCGTCTATGCTTTTAAAAAATAGTATGGAAAAACTACAGGCAGCCCACAAATAG
- a CDS encoding M42 family metallopeptidase → MTYIDKNETLDLLTELVSIPSPSGNTNDVITFVEKFLEEIGVETKRNRKGGLLATIKGRVDSHHRMLTAHVDTLGAMVKEIKSNGRLKIDLIGGFQYNTIEGEYCQIETSSGKRFTGTILMRQTSVHVYKDAGKAERNQENMEVRIDEVVKNKEEVKKLGIEVGDFVSFDPRVERTESGFIKSRHLDDKASVAILLQLIKTIKQQSIELPYTTHFLISNNEEIGYGGNSNITPETIEYLAVDMGAMGDGQSTDEYTVSICVKDASGPYHYELRKHLVRLAEENNIEYKLDIYPYYGSDASAAIRSGHDIVHGLIGPGIDSSHAFERTHESSIENTGKLLYHYIQSQMVQS, encoded by the coding sequence ATGACATACATAGATAAGAATGAAACACTAGATTTATTAACCGAGTTAGTCTCCATTCCAAGTCCTTCAGGCAACACAAATGATGTGATTACCTTTGTAGAGAAGTTTTTAGAGGAAATTGGAGTGGAAACAAAAAGAAATCGCAAAGGAGGCTTACTAGCTACAATTAAGGGGCGTGTAGATAGTCATCACAGAATGCTGACTGCACATGTGGACACATTAGGGGCAATGGTGAAGGAAATAAAGTCAAACGGTCGTTTGAAGATCGATTTAATTGGTGGCTTTCAATATAACACCATTGAGGGTGAGTATTGCCAAATTGAAACAAGTAGTGGAAAGAGATTTACGGGAACCATTTTAATGCGACAAACGTCTGTTCACGTTTACAAGGATGCAGGTAAAGCGGAAAGAAATCAAGAAAATATGGAAGTCCGAATAGATGAGGTTGTGAAAAATAAAGAGGAGGTTAAGAAACTAGGCATTGAGGTGGGAGATTTTGTATCCTTCGACCCTCGCGTGGAGCGAACAGAAAGTGGCTTTATCAAGTCACGGCATCTTGATGATAAAGCAAGTGTAGCTATTTTATTACAATTGATAAAAACGATTAAGCAACAATCGATTGAACTTCCATATACAACACATTTTCTCATATCTAATAATGAAGAAATCGGTTATGGTGGCAACTCCAATATCACACCCGAAACCATCGAGTATTTGGCAGTAGATATGGGTGCCATGGGCGATGGTCAATCAACAGATGAATATACGGTTTCGATTTGTGTAAAGGATGCAAGCGGTCCGTACCATTATGAACTTCGAAAACATTTGGTACGTTTAGCTGAAGAAAATAATATTGAATATAAGCTCGATATTTACCCATATTACGGTTCAGATGCTTCTGCTGCGATTCGGTCTGGGCACGATATCGTCCATGGGTTAATCGGGCCAGGCATCGATTCTTCTCATGCGTTTGAGCGTACTCATGAGTCTTCCATTGAGAATACTGGAAAGCTTTTGTATCATTATATTCAATCTCAAATGGTGCAATCATAA
- a CDS encoding MFS transporter, giving the protein MKPSSYEYNEKLSIQNGIASTIVTNITNNYFTLFAISALGASNYQIGLMNSLPQFIGMFAMVAGSILLGRLNEKKKFTALSILFTRLFLILMTFVIYIPGDYKSWVFVILVGLMNFPGSFALVSWQSFIGDLIPESRRSNFFSNRNRILTIVGMISTFIIGLSLQYFHPSNPLPYQVLFFLAFLFGLVEVYYLFKHKEPKLEKKVVTKSKGLGFHVYKHKPFLYFLVCGLFFNFAWQMAWSLFSIYQIKYAMATGLWISLFAVANQVAQIVSFKWWGRMADKHSNAKMMILVSVGMATAPILNVLSTNLVYLLIVNGLSGFFVSGTVLILFNQLLEVTKEDNRSLCISHYNVLLAFVAFIAPQFGVYLLETTSMDMAMTTATILRGLNAFLFLALYVFMKKEKFKQNTLIPSN; this is encoded by the coding sequence ATGAAACCTTCTTCATATGAGTATAATGAAAAGCTTAGCATTCAAAATGGAATCGCTTCAACGATCGTCACAAACATTACGAATAATTACTTCACTTTATTTGCTATCAGCGCCTTAGGTGCAAGCAATTATCAGATCGGCCTTATGAATTCCCTTCCTCAATTTATCGGTATGTTTGCGATGGTTGCAGGCTCTATCCTATTAGGGCGATTAAATGAGAAAAAGAAGTTTACCGCCTTATCCATTCTCTTTACTAGATTATTTCTTATATTAATGACATTTGTCATATATATTCCAGGTGACTATAAAAGCTGGGTTTTTGTCATACTAGTTGGCTTAATGAATTTCCCAGGCTCGTTTGCTCTCGTAAGCTGGCAATCTTTTATCGGAGATTTGATTCCAGAGTCACGGAGAAGTAATTTCTTTAGTAACCGCAATCGTATTTTAACAATTGTAGGGATGATTTCAACGTTTATTATCGGACTATCATTACAGTATTTTCATCCTTCCAATCCATTGCCATATCAAGTATTATTTTTTCTGGCCTTTTTATTTGGTTTAGTGGAAGTGTATTATTTATTTAAACATAAGGAGCCCAAGCTAGAAAAGAAAGTTGTCACAAAAAGCAAAGGACTCGGATTTCATGTGTATAAGCACAAGCCATTTTTATATTTCTTAGTTTGTGGATTATTCTTTAATTTTGCCTGGCAAATGGCCTGGTCACTTTTTAGCATTTACCAGATAAAATATGCCATGGCAACAGGTCTATGGATTAGCTTATTTGCTGTTGCCAATCAAGTCGCACAAATTGTCAGCTTTAAATGGTGGGGAAGAATGGCAGACAAGCATAGCAATGCGAAAATGATGATTCTTGTCTCGGTTGGAATGGCAACTGCCCCCATTTTAAACGTTTTGTCTACCAATCTCGTATACTTATTAATTGTGAACGGGTTGTCCGGTTTTTTCGTCTCAGGCACGGTCTTGATTTTATTTAATCAACTGCTAGAAGTCACAAAAGAAGACAATCGAAGCTTATGCATCTCACATTACAATGTGTTATTAGCATTTGTAGCTTTTATTGCTCCTCAGTTTGGGGTATATTTACTTGAAACCACATCTATGGACATGGCCATGACAACAGCAACTATATTGCGTGGACTTAATGCTTTTCTTTTCTTAGCGCTTTACGTTTTCATGAAAAAAGAAAAATTCAAGCAAAATACGCTTATTCCGTCTAACTAA